The following DNA comes from Synergistaceae bacterium.
ACCTGGACGTTAACGCGTTCCATGGGACGCACGGACGGGCGCTCGCCTTCGCCACCGGCATAAAGCTGGCCAATCCCGATCTTAACGTGATAGTGCTGATGGGCGACGGGGACGGGGCCACGATAGGAGGAAACCACCTGATCCACGCTGCTCGGCGCAACGTGGACCTGACAGCTGTGGTGGTGAACAACTTCAACTACGGCATGACAGGAGGCCAGTATTCCAGCGTCACCCCGGAGGGAAGCGTGACCTCGACATCGCCGCTCGGCCATGCGGAGGCGCCGTTCGACCTGTGCTCCCTCGCGGCAGCAGCGGGTGCTCCGTACGTCGCGCGCGGGTCCGTGCTGGACGGGGGGCAACTGCGGCGCTTCGTGCGCGACGGACTGTCCAGGAGTGGCTTCTCCTTCATAGAGGTCCTCTCCGTCTGCACCACCCAATACGGGCGGCGAAACCTGGCGAGGGAGGCTTTCGACATGTACGGCAAGCTGAGGGAGATGATCCTTCCCTCCGGCGAGTCCCCTCGCGGCGGAAAACTACCGGTGGGAGTCCTTGCGGATAGGGAGGCCGAGGACTGGTACAGCCGCTACAGGCGGGCGACCGCCGGAGCAGGCGGGAAGGAGGGCGGCAGATGAGCAGGGCGAACGAATACTTCTCCCTGGTGCTAGCCGGAGTAGGAGGACAAGGACTGGTCACCATGGGGACTCTGCTGGGGGAGGCCGCGGTGATCGAGGGGCGCAACGCCTGTATGTCCTCCACCTACGGCACGGAGGCAAGGGGGTCATTCACCAGGACGGACGTGATAGTCGGCGACGGGGAGATTGACTTCATCGGGGCCGAGTCCCCCCGCCTGGTCCTCTGTTTGGCGCAGGAGGCATTGGACCGCTGCCTGCTCATCCTCGAGGCCGGGGATGAAGACGCGATCTTCCTGTACGACAGCGGCCTTGTGACTCCCTCGCCCGACATCCGGGCGAACAGCGCCTGTGCGCCATTCGCCCGGATAGCATCTGAAATGGGTCGGCCGGGATCCGCCAACCTGGTCGCGCTCGGTGCAGCGGTCAGGCTGACGGGTGCTGTGAAGGCGGACTCGATAAGGGCGGCCGCAGGCAGACTTGGAGAGGGAGCACAGCTCGCCGTCGACCGCGGGTACGACTGTATAAGCCAGTAGTCGGGGTCGGCGTCCGTCTATCGGAAGGAACCCTTCAGCAGCGAGTCGAGATCCTTGATCACCGCACGGGAGCTCTTCCCAAGGAGTGCGTACAGCTTGGCCGCACCCTTGACGTCGCCGTCCCGGTAGGCCTCGGCGGCCTGTCTCGCCATCTCGTGCACCTCTCTGTGCGGGGCCTCTATGCGCTCGAACTCCGCCCTGTCCCTGAACGGGTTCCCAGGGGAAAAGTACCACCTGCCGAGCCTGCACTCGGTGTGCGCGTCCACATCCTCCGGATCGACACTGTCCAGCCCCTTCAGCATGTTGCTGATGCGAGCCTTCCACAGCAGGTGGTCGGACTTTGCCCTCTTGATCAGCTCGGAGTCCGGAAGAGCCTCGCCATCGTCGTCCTGCAGCCTGAATACGCTGACGGCCTCGTTGAGCTGCGAGGCCATCTCGCTCAACTCCTCGGTGCCAGTGCCGATCATCTCCATCGAGGCGGTCGTCTCCTCGGTGGCGGCCGCCACCTGCTCGGATTTCTCAGCGGTCGAGCCGATGACCTCGCCCATGGACTTGATTAGCTCTATGATCTTCTCGGAGCTGGCGACCTCCTCCTCGGTTATCGAGACTATGCTCTCTGTCGCCTCCCCTGACTGGGCAGTCGCGTCCAGGATAAGGTCAAGCGCCTCCCTTGCACGGCGCATTACCTCTTCTCCCAGCTCCGTCTCGCTTCTGCTTTCGCGTATCCCTTCGACGGCGGCCTCTATCCGCTCCACTATCTTGCGGACCAGCTGGACCACCTCGCCTGCCTCCTTGTCTGACTGCTCGGCCAGCAGGCGGACCTCGTCGGCCACGACGGCGAAGCCCCTTCCCGACTCCCCGGCACGGGCCGCCTCAATAGCAGCGTTCAGGGCGAGAAGATTGGTCTGCTGTGCGATGCCTGTGATGGCCTCGGTTATGGAGCTTATCTGGCGGGAGTATCCGGCGAGTACCTCCATGTCCTCCTCGGTCTTGCCCGCGAGCACGCCGATATTCTCCATGGCGGACGCGGCCTCGCTAACGGTCGCATGTCCCTCCCTAGCCGCCTCGAGCGTCCGCGCCGAGTCCTCCAGCACCCCCTGCCCCTTGCGCCTCGCCATCTGTATCAGTGACGAGAGCTCCAACAGCACCTGGTTGGTCTCCACCGACGTCTCGTTGCCCCTTTCCGCCTCCTCGGAGACAGCCGCTATGTTATAAGCCACCTCCTGCGATGCGGACGACACCTCGGACGCCGAGACGGCGATCTGCCCCGCCGACGAGGCCAGATCCTCCGACGCACGGCGGGCCCTGCCGACTATCTCCGCCTGTCGCTGCACCATCTGGTTGAACGTGGCGGTAAGCTCCGAGATCTCGTCGTCCCTGCTTATCTCCCCGTGCACGGTCAGGTCGCCGCCGCCCGCCGCCGCCATCAGCCTGCGCAGTTCGAGCATCGGAGCCGCGATCCTGCCCGCAAGCAGCACGCCGAAGACCGTTGATACGACCAGCACGGCCAGAACGGCCATGAGGACGCTCCTCGCGATGTCCATCCTGACGGCGGCCATGCTCTCCAGCGACACGGACGACCCCGTCATGCCCGTTATCTCTCCGTCCGCACCCGTCAGAGGTGAGAAAACCGTGAGATAGTCAGACCCGAACACCGGGTCTTCGGCCAGGACGGGCCTTTGCCCCTCTTTCACTAGAGCGAATATCTCCTCTGTCCCCGGCTCCTCTCCGGAGGGCCTCGTTCCGTCCGGCCCCGTAGCCGTGGCCGCAACGCGCTCCGCCCCCAGGAAGAGAGAGAACTCCCCGCCCAGAAGCGCCTTCGCCTCGTCCATCATCGTGTTCTGACTGGCGACGTACCCGGACGAAAGCGCTCCCACCACCGTGCCATCACCGCTGCGCACGGGTGCGCCGGCGCGAACCGACAGCTTCACGTATTTGCCCTCTTCGATGCCGACGAACTGCTTGCCCGACAGAGCCTCGCGGATGTTCCTCTGGTTGGATATACTATCGTCCGGGCCGGGGATCTCGTCCGGGATGTGCGCCCGAATCAGGGCCGTTCCCTTCAAGTCGGCGACCACCAGGTATTCCAGCTCTCCATTCTCGATCATCGGCACCGTGATGGCCTTGAGCGAGTCGAAATCCCTCGCGTCAATCGCATCGGCAAGCCCCGGGTGGGCGGCTAGGTTCCGCACGTGCGCCAGGGCCTGCTCCTTGTAGTTCTGTAGCATCATATCCAGCCCGGAGGCGTTCACCCGGACGTTGCGCTCAAGCTCCGTCCCTAACCGCGCGCCCGCTATCCTGACAGCTATGAACCCTGCCGCCGCCGCGGAGAGGATGGAAAAAAGGGATATAAAAACTACAAGCCTCGCTCTCAGTGAATACAGTCTCATTGAAAGACACCTCTCATCCCGTGTTGTATCCGGACTTTTCTCTTATGACCAGGTTGTCCGTATGCAGGATATAGTATGCCATCCAGCGCGCAGGCGCGCAAGCTCGCGACACGGCAGGGGAACTGTCATCCAGAGGCGGTTTTGCCGGCGAGGAATCTCCACAATCATCCCCTCAACATTCACGCATAAAAAAATGAGCCTCGATGCCCTGCCCTATCTTGAGAAATTACGAGCCCGGCCAACGCTGCGGAAGCGCTGTTGATCATGGATTGCGGTATTGTTTTGAATCAGGATA
Coding sequences within:
- a CDS encoding 2-oxoacid:ferredoxin oxidoreductase subunit beta, producing MSARRYMDYLVTRKLPTIWCPGCGNGIVLKAILHAFADLGLDRKKTVAVSGIGCWGWADDYLDVNAFHGTHGRALAFATGIKLANPDLNVIVLMGDGDGATIGGNHLIHAARRNVDLTAVVVNNFNYGMTGGQYSSVTPEGSVTSTSPLGHAEAPFDLCSLAAAAGAPYVARGSVLDGGQLRRFVRDGLSRSGFSFIEVLSVCTTQYGRRNLAREAFDMYGKLREMILPSGESPRGGKLPVGVLADREAEDWYSRYRRATAGAGGKEGGR
- a CDS encoding HAMP domain-containing protein, translating into MRLYSLRARLVVFISLFSILSAAAAGFIAVRIAGARLGTELERNVRVNASGLDMMLQNYKEQALAHVRNLAAHPGLADAIDARDFDSLKAITVPMIENGELEYLVVADLKGTALIRAHIPDEIPGPDDSISNQRNIREALSGKQFVGIEEGKYVKLSVRAGAPVRSGDGTVVGALSSGYVASQNTMMDEAKALLGGEFSLFLGAERVAATATGPDGTRPSGEEPGTEEIFALVKEGQRPVLAEDPVFGSDYLTVFSPLTGADGEITGMTGSSVSLESMAAVRMDIARSVLMAVLAVLVVSTVFGVLLAGRIAAPMLELRRLMAAAGGGDLTVHGEISRDDEISELTATFNQMVQRQAEIVGRARRASEDLASSAGQIAVSASEVSSASQEVAYNIAAVSEEAERGNETSVETNQVLLELSSLIQMARRKGQGVLEDSARTLEAAREGHATVSEAASAMENIGVLAGKTEEDMEVLAGYSRQISSITEAITGIAQQTNLLALNAAIEAARAGESGRGFAVVADEVRLLAEQSDKEAGEVVQLVRKIVERIEAAVEGIRESRSETELGEEVMRRAREALDLILDATAQSGEATESIVSITEEEVASSEKIIELIKSMGEVIGSTAEKSEQVAAATEETTASMEMIGTGTEELSEMASQLNEAVSVFRLQDDDGEALPDSELIKRAKSDHLLWKARISNMLKGLDSVDPEDVDAHTECRLGRWYFSPGNPFRDRAEFERIEAPHREVHEMARQAAEAYRDGDVKGAAKLYALLGKSSRAVIKDLDSLLKGSFR
- a CDS encoding 2-oxoglutarate synthase: MSRANEYFSLVLAGVGGQGLVTMGTLLGEAAVIEGRNACMSSTYGTEARGSFTRTDVIVGDGEIDFIGAESPRLVLCLAQEALDRCLLILEAGDEDAIFLYDSGLVTPSPDIRANSACAPFARIASEMGRPGSANLVALGAAVRLTGAVKADSIRAAAGRLGEGAQLAVDRGYDCISQ